The genomic stretch AATCAGCGGAATTGACAGCCATTGCCCCATCGACAGTCCGGTTTCACGAGCGAATTCGGCAAGTTGTGCATCGGGCTCGCGGAAAAATTCGTTAACGAAGCGACCGATACCCATGCCGATCGTGAATATCCCTACCAACAGGCCCTTGCGATAGCGAGCGCGGGTTTTCCAGAACAGCAGCAACATGACGATGCAGAGCAGCGCGCCTTCGAGGCCGGCCTGGTACAATTGGCTGGGGTGCCGGGCGATATCGCCGCCACCGGGGAAGATCATGCCCCACGCCACATCGGTCTGGCGGCCCCAAAGCTCGCCGTTGACGAAGTTCGCCATGCGGCCGAGCATGTATCCGAACGGCACATTGACCGCGACGTAATCGCACACCCGCAGGAAATCGAGACGTCCGCGCCATGCAACCCATGCGATGGCCAGCAGGACGCCGAGGACGCCGCCGTGGAAACTCATGCCCCCATCCCACAGGCGGAGCAGGTCCCAGCTTACCGTCTCGGTCGGGGTGAAGTGGGTGAACAGGCTGGGTTTGCCGGTATCGCCGCCGGTATAGAACGCCGCATATCCCAGCCGGCCGCCGAAAATGACGCCGAGGGTGCAGTAGAAGAACAGGTCGTCGGCATGACGCTGCGCCATGGGCGCGCCCGGTGCCTTGATCATCTTGGATAGATGCCAGTAGGCGAATAGAACCCCTAGGAGATAGGCCAGCGAATAGTAGCGCAGCTGGAAAGTGCCGATCTCGAAAAGATAGGGCCGCAGGCCCAGATTTTCCCAGTAAATCGGCTCTGCAACGCCGGACGCGGCGAGTAGTGACAGCACGAAGCGAACCCCCTAATGGTTATGCGCGCCGCCTGCGACACGCCGGTCGCGCGGCTTTTGGCACAGCAGGGGTTTTGGGGGAAGCCTGCGCAAACGGCGGCACGTAAATCGTTCGCATGAACGGTGGCGATGCCGCTCGAAAATGGAAGAGGAGACCGCCCGAATATGCCTACCGAGCTCGACAAGACGCTTGACGCGATCATGGACACACTCACTGCGCCGGATGCCCCGGCCGAAACGGTGCCCACGACCCGCGGCGGGGTCGAAATGCCGATGTTGAAGAATGCTCCGCCGAGCCTGGTCCATTACTTCGCGCATTACTGCGCCGAACATTCCGACGCCTGCTTCCTGGTCGATGGCGACGTCCGCCTGACCTTTGGCGAAACCTGGGTTGCCGCGCGCCACGTTGCCGCCGGCCTGGTCGCAGAGCATGGCGTGAACCGCGGCGACCGCGTCGGTATTGCGGCACGCAATTCCGCCAACTGGATCGTCGCCTATATGGGCGTGCTGATCGCAGGCGGCTGCGCCACCCTGCTAAACGGTTTTTCGAGCGGTGAGGAACTGGCCGACCAGATCGAACTGGTCGGGTGCAAGCTCCTGCTCGCCGATGCGCAGCGTGCAAAGCGGCTCGACGGTCAGAACCACGACGCGAAAATCGTTCTGTTCGAGCACAACGTGTCGCCTGCCGACGGATTGGCCGCGTTCTGGGGCGCCCCTGAAACGGTCACTCTTCCCGAAGTCGGACCGGAAGATCCCGCAACCATCCTCTACACCTCAGGTTCGACCGGCAAGTCGAAGGGTGCATGGTCGGATCACCGCGGCGTGGTCCACGGGGCGCTCAACTACGCCATGCAGTCGCTCATGGCTTTCACCTATCTCGACAGCAGCGAAGGCGGCGCACCGACGACTCAGGCGTGCGCGCTGGTTGCCGTGCCCCTGTTCCACGTCACTGGCGAGGTGCCGGTTTTCCTTCAGAGCCTAGCGCTCGGCAGGAAACTGGTGCTGATGCCGAAGTGGGATGCGCTCGAAGCGCTCAAGCTGATGGACAAGGAAAAGGTCAGCTATTTCGCGGGCGTTCCCCTGATGAGCTACGAGATCGCGACGCACCCCGATCGCAAGAACTACGACATCAGTTCGTGCTCGGGCTTCGCTGCCGGTGGCGCCCCCCGCCCGGTCGAACACGTCAACAAGATCCGCGATGCCTTTCCCGACGGCTTCCCGCTGCTCGGCTATGGCCTCACCGAAACCAACGGCGTGGGCTGCGCGAACTTCAACGAGAACTATCTCGCGAAGCCTTCCTCCACCGGCAGGGCCAGCCGTCCCTTGGTCGATCTCGCCATTCTCGACGATAGCGGGAAGCCTGTGCCCCAGGGCCAGGTGGGCGAAATCTGCATTCGCTCGGTCTGCAATTTCATCGGCTATTGGGACAATGATGACGCGACCCGCGCCGCCTATACCGACGATATGTATTTCCGCACCGGCGACCTCGGCCGCCTCGACGAAGACGATTACGTCTATATCGTCGACCGCAAGAAGGACATCATCATCCGCGGGGGCGAGAACATCACCTGTATCGAGGTGGAGGAAGCGATCTATGCGCACGACGCAATCGCCGAATGCTCCGTCTTCGGCATTCCGGACGACAGGATGGGCGAAGTGCCCGCTGCGGTTTTCTACCTGAAGCCCGGCCACGGCATCTCGCCTGAGGACCTGCGCGAATTCCTGCTGGCCAGCATCGCGCCGTTCAAGGTTCCGCTGGAAGAACACATCTGGCAGTCGGACAAGCCGCTGCCACGTCTCGGAACGCAGAAGATCGACAAGCGTACCGTCCGCAGGACCTATGTCGGCAATCCCGTCTCGGCCTGAGACAGCCGACAAAGACCAGATTACGGACACGTAAGACGAAGTGAACAATCTCCCCATCCCCAACCAGCGCGCGATCGTCGATCGGCGTGAACTGGCAGGCAAGATCGATGCGCTGGCAAAGGAAAAGGGGGCGCAGCAGGCGCGCGGGGAGATTGTTGCACTTTTGAAAGATGCGCTGGAACAGGGTCGCGCCGAAATCCGGCAGCGACTGGAAACGCATCCCTCGCGCGGTCACTTATGCACCGGCAGCCAGAGCTTCCTGATCGACCAGCTGGTCCGCATCATTCACGATCTCGTGATCGAGCATGTCTATCCGGTCGCCAACCGTAGCGCGGCCGAACGGCTGACCATCCTTGCTGTCGGCGGATATGGCCGTGCGGAGATGGCGCCGCATTCGGACGTCGACATCGCCTTCATTACCCCGACACGGCGTGCGCCATGGTGCGAGCAGGTGATCGAGGCGATGCTCTATTTCCTGTGGGATCTCGGCCTCAAGGTCGGCCACTCCAGCCGGACCGTCGACGACACGTTGCGCATGGCGCGTGAGGACCTGACGATCCGCACCGCCCTACTCGAAGGGCGCTTCGTCTGGGGCGACCGGGCCCTGTATGACGAAACTTCCGTGCGCTTCTGGGCCGAAGTCGCCAAGGGCAGCGAACGCCAGTTCCTGGCCGAAAAGCTCGAAGAACGAAACGCCCGGCACAAGCGGATGGGCGACAGTCGCTATGTCGTCGAACCCAATGTGAAGGATGGTAAGGGCGGCCTTCGCGACCTCCAGACATTGTACTGGATCGGGAAGTACATCCACCGCGTCAGGAGCGCCGCCGACCTCGTCGACGTGGGCCTGCTGACAAAAGCGGAATACAAGGGTTTCCGCCGCGCCGAAGGCTTCCTGCTGGCGGTGCGCTGCCACATGCATTTCATTACGGGGCGCGCGGAGGACAGGCTGACCTTCGACCTGCAGCGGCGCGTCGCTGAGCGGATGAACTTCCAGGATCGCCCGGGCAAGAGCGCGGTCGAACGGTTCATGCAGTTCTATTTCCTGCAGGCAAAGCGGGTCGGCAGCCTGACAGGTGTGTTCCTCGCCCACATCGACGACGAATTCGAACACAAGCGCGCCCGCAGCGGGTTCTTCGCCGGCTGGAAGCAGAAATCGCGCCTGCTCAAGGGATACCGAGTGTTCGGCGGACGGATTGCCGCACCGTCGGACGACTGGTTCCGCAAGGACCCGATCCGCCTGATCGAAGTGTTCCAGCTGGCAGAAGAGAACAGTCTCGAAGTCCATCCCGAGACAATGCGCCTCGCCAACCGCGACAGCGTGCTGATCAAGGATGACGTGCGCGAAAACCCGCGCGCCAATGCGCTGTTCCTCGACCTGCTGTCAGGTCGCAACGATCCCGAGATGGTCCTGCGCTGGATGAACGAGGCGAACGTGTTCGGCCGCTTCGTGCCCGACTTTGGCCGTGTCAACGCGCAGATGCAGTTCGACATGTACCATCATTACACGGTCGACGAGCATACCATCCGCGCCATCGGCCTGCTTTCGAAGATCGAGAAGGGCGAGCTGAAGGGCGACCACCCGCGCTCCACCGGACTCATTCACAAGATCACTTCGCGGCGGGCGCTCTATGTCGCGGTCCTGCTGCACGACATTGCCAAGGGGCGCGGCGGCGACCATTCGGTCCTGGGGGCTGATGTTGCCCGCGAACTGTGCCCGCGTTTCGGCCTCGACGATGCCGAGACCGACCTCGTCGCCTGGCTTGTGCTCCAGCATTTGTTGATGAGCGCGACGGCGCAGAAACGCGACCTGACGGATCCCAAGACGATCGAGGATTTCGTCAGCGAAGTGCAGAGCACCGAACGCTTGCGCAACCTGATGCTGCTGACCGTGGTCGACATCCGCGCCGTGGGACCGGGCACATGGAACAGCTGGAAACGCCAGCTGATCGGGGAGCTTTACGATTCCGCGCAGGAGCGCCTGCGACTTGGGCACATGCGTCATGGACGCGAACAGCGTGTCGAAGCGAAGAAGGAATCGGTCGCGGAGCAGTTGGGCGATCGGGCCGGACTGGTAGCGGACATCGGCAAGCTGTTCGACGACGCCTACTGGATCGCCGAGCCCGAGGACGTCATCGCCCTCAACCTCGTCCAGTACGAAGTGGCGCGAAAGATCGAGGACCAGCTCTCGATCCATTGCGAGTATTACGAGGCACGCGGCGCAACGCTGGTGACGGTCATCGCCGCCGACCATCCAGGCCTGTTCTATCGCATCGCCGGCGGCATTGCGCTGGCCGGGGCGAACATCATCGACGCCCGCATCCA from Altererythrobacter epoxidivorans encodes the following:
- the lgt gene encoding prolipoprotein diacylglyceryl transferase, with translation MLSLLAASGVAEPIYWENLGLRPYLFEIGTFQLRYYSLAYLLGVLFAYWHLSKMIKAPGAPMAQRHADDLFFYCTLGVIFGGRLGYAAFYTGGDTGKPSLFTHFTPTETVSWDLLRLWDGGMSFHGGVLGVLLAIAWVAWRGRLDFLRVCDYVAVNVPFGYMLGRMANFVNGELWGRQTDVAWGMIFPGGGDIARHPSQLYQAGLEGALLCIVMLLLFWKTRARYRKGLLVGIFTIGMGIGRFVNEFFREPDAQLAEFARETGLSMGQWLSIPLILIGLIVTLYAVMRPPLGSGGAKPAEA
- a CDS encoding class I adenylate-forming enzyme family protein, translating into MPTELDKTLDAIMDTLTAPDAPAETVPTTRGGVEMPMLKNAPPSLVHYFAHYCAEHSDACFLVDGDVRLTFGETWVAARHVAAGLVAEHGVNRGDRVGIAARNSANWIVAYMGVLIAGGCATLLNGFSSGEELADQIELVGCKLLLADAQRAKRLDGQNHDAKIVLFEHNVSPADGLAAFWGAPETVTLPEVGPEDPATILYTSGSTGKSKGAWSDHRGVVHGALNYAMQSLMAFTYLDSSEGGAPTTQACALVAVPLFHVTGEVPVFLQSLALGRKLVLMPKWDALEALKLMDKEKVSYFAGVPLMSYEIATHPDRKNYDISSCSGFAAGGAPRPVEHVNKIRDAFPDGFPLLGYGLTETNGVGCANFNENYLAKPSSTGRASRPLVDLAILDDSGKPVPQGQVGEICIRSVCNFIGYWDNDDATRAAYTDDMYFRTGDLGRLDEDDYVYIVDRKKDIIIRGGENITCIEVEEAIYAHDAIAECSVFGIPDDRMGEVPAAVFYLKPGHGISPEDLREFLLASIAPFKVPLEEHIWQSDKPLPRLGTQKIDKRTVRRTYVGNPVSA
- a CDS encoding [protein-PII] uridylyltransferase, coding for MNNLPIPNQRAIVDRRELAGKIDALAKEKGAQQARGEIVALLKDALEQGRAEIRQRLETHPSRGHLCTGSQSFLIDQLVRIIHDLVIEHVYPVANRSAAERLTILAVGGYGRAEMAPHSDVDIAFITPTRRAPWCEQVIEAMLYFLWDLGLKVGHSSRTVDDTLRMAREDLTIRTALLEGRFVWGDRALYDETSVRFWAEVAKGSERQFLAEKLEERNARHKRMGDSRYVVEPNVKDGKGGLRDLQTLYWIGKYIHRVRSAADLVDVGLLTKAEYKGFRRAEGFLLAVRCHMHFITGRAEDRLTFDLQRRVAERMNFQDRPGKSAVERFMQFYFLQAKRVGSLTGVFLAHIDDEFEHKRARSGFFAGWKQKSRLLKGYRVFGGRIAAPSDDWFRKDPIRLIEVFQLAEENSLEVHPETMRLANRDSVLIKDDVRENPRANALFLDLLSGRNDPEMVLRWMNEANVFGRFVPDFGRVNAQMQFDMYHHYTVDEHTIRAIGLLSKIEKGELKGDHPRSTGLIHKITSRRALYVAVLLHDIAKGRGGDHSVLGADVARELCPRFGLDDAETDLVAWLVLQHLLMSATAQKRDLTDPKTIEDFVSEVQSTERLRNLMLLTVVDIRAVGPGTWNSWKRQLIGELYDSAQERLRLGHMRHGREQRVEAKKESVAEQLGDRAGLVADIGKLFDDAYWIAEPEDVIALNLVQYEVARKIEDQLSIHCEYYEARGATLVTVIAADHPGLFYRIAGGIALAGANIIDARIHTARSGWAVDNFLVQDPVGKPFREAGQIDRLKKAIADALGNRIELVPKLAQRPLPRSRAGAFEVAPRVNFDNQASNRFTVIEVNARDRSALLNRLSRALFESNLMVQSAHITNYGERAADTFYVTDLTGSKVTTPSRLKEIEQRLLDAASDERQAALEPAE